The Streptomyces hundungensis genome contains the following window.
TTGCGGATCCGGTCGGCGTACGGGGTCTGGTAGGAGCGGCCGAACTCGGGGCGTTCGTCGGCGACGACCTGGCCGGTGGAGACGTCGATGGCGTCGGCGCCGTGCGCGGCGAAGGCCCGCGCGATCTCGACGGCGTCCTCGGCACTGGTGCCGCCCTCGGCCCAGTCGGTGGCGGAGACGCGGACCGTCATGGGCCGCTCGGCCGGCCAGATTTCGCGTACCGCGTCGAAGACTTCGAGGGGGTAGCGCAGACGGGCGGTGAGGGAACCGCCGTAGCCGTCGGCACGTTGATTGGTGAGGGGGGAGAGGAATCCGGAGAGCAGATAGCCGTGGGCGCAGTGCAGTTCGAGGAGGTCGAAACCGCAGTCGGCGGCCCGGCGGGCCGCGGCGGCGAACTGCTCGCGGATGGCGGTGAGCCCCGCGCGGTCAAGGGCGTGCGGGACCTGGTTGACACCCGGCCGGTACGGGAGCGGGGAGGCGGCGGCAACGGGCCAGTTGCCGGTGTCCAGCGGCTGGTCCATGCCGTCCCACATCAGCTTGGTCGAGCCCTTGCGCCCGGAGTGGCCGAGCTGGACGCCGAAGGCGGTGCCGGGCGCCTGTTGGTGGACGAAGTCCGCGATCCGCCGCCAGGCCGTGGCCTGTTCGGAGGTGTACAGGCCGGCGCAGCCCGGGGTGATCCGGCCTTCGGGGCTGACGCACACCATCTCGGTCATCACCAGACCCGCGCCGCCCAGCGCGCGGGCGCCGAGGTGGACGAGGTGGAAGTCGCCGGGGACGCCGTCGACGGCGGAGTACATGTCCATGGGCGAGACCACCACGCGGTTCCTCAGTTCGAGGCCGCGCAGGCGCAAGGGGGTGAACATGGGCGGGGTGCCGGGCGGGCAGCCGAATTCCCGCTCGACGGCGGAGGTGAAGGCGGGGTCGCGCAGCCGGAGGTTGTCGTGGGTGACCCGACGGCTGCGGGTGAGGAGGTTGAAGGCGAACTGCCGCACGGGCTGGTCGAGATGGTGCTCCAGCTCCTCGAACCAGCGCAGGCTCGCGGCGGCGGCGCGCTGGGTGGAGGCGACGACGGGCCGGCGTTCGTCCTCGTACGCGCCGAGGGCGGTGGGCAGGTCGGGGTGCTCCTCGATGCAGGCGGCCAGGGCCAGGGCGTCCTCGACGGCGAGCTTGGTGCCGGAGCCGATGGAGAAGTGGGCGGTGTGGGCCGCGTCCCCGATCAGCACCGTATTGCCGTACGACCAGCGCTCGTTGACGACCGTGCGGAAGGCGGTCCAGGAGGAGTTGTTGCCGCGCAGGGGCCGTCCGCCGAGGGCGTCCGTGAAGATCTTGGCGCACTGGTCGGCGGAGGCCTGCTCGTCGAGCGCGTCGAATCCGGCGGCCGACCACACCTCCTCCCGCATTTCGACGATGACCGTGGAGGAGTCGGCCGCGTAGGGGTAGCCGTGCAGCTGCATCACCCCGTGGTCGGTCTCGGCGATCTCGAAGCGGAAGGCGTCGAAGGCGAAGTCGGCGGCGAGCCAGATGTAGCGGCAGCGGTGCGAGGTGATGTGCGGCGCGAAGTGGGCGGCGTGCGCCTGGCGGGTGGGGCTGTGCACCCCGTCCGCGGCGACCACCAGGTCGTAGGCGGCGCTGAGTTCGGCGGCGGGCGGGGCCTCGGCGCGAAAGCAGAGCTCGATGCCGAGCGATCGGCACCGCTCGTGCAGGAGCTCGAGGAGCCTGCGTCGGCCGAGGGCGGCGAAGCCGTGTCCGCCGGAGGTGAGGGTGCGCCCCCGGTGCACGATGTCGATGTCGTCCCAGCGGACGAACTCGGCGCGCAGCGCCTGGTAGACGGCGGGGTCGGCGTGCTCGATCCCGCCGAGCGTCTCGTCGGAGAGCACCACTCCGAAGCCGAAGGTGTCATCGGGCGCGTTGCGCTCCCACAGGGTAATGGAGCGGGCCGGGTCGAGCCGCTTGAGCAGGGCCGCGGCGTACAGCCCGCCGGGGCCGCCCCCGATGACGGCGATCCGCAGCGGGGCGCGCCCGGCGTCCGGGGCCGGCATCGCTACCGTCCCTGCCACTTCGGGGGGCGCTTCTCGGTGAAGGCCGCGTGGAACTCGGCGTAGTCCTCGCCGTTCATCAGCAGGGCCTGGGTCGCCGCGTCCAGTTCCACGGAGGCGGCGAGCGGCATGTCGAGCTCCGCGGTGAGCAGCGCCTTGGTCTGCGCGTGGGCGAGGGCGGGGCCGTCCGCGAGGTGCCGGGCGAGTTCCGCGGCGCGGGCGTCCGCCGCGCCTTCCGCCGTCAACTCGCTGAGCAGGCCGATCCGTTCGGCCTCGGCGGCGCGTACGGGTTCGCCGAGCATGAGCAGACGCGTGGCGTGGCCGAGGCCGACGACGCGGGGCAGCAGATAGGCGGCGCCCATGTCGCCCCCGGACAGGCCCACCTTGGTGAAGAGGAAGGCGAACCGTGCCGTGGGGTCGGCGATCCGGAAGTCGGCGGCGAGGGCGAGCACCGCGCCCGCGCCCGCGGCGACCCCGTGCAGGGCGGCGATCACCGGGAAGGGGCATTCGCGGATGGCGCGCACCACCTGGCCGGTCATCCGGTTGAAGTCGAGGAGTTCGGCGGTGTCCATCGACAGGGTGG
Protein-coding sequences here:
- a CDS encoding bifunctional salicylyl-CoA 5-hydroxylase/oxidoreductase — its product is MPAPDAGRAPLRIAVIGGGPGGLYAAALLKRLDPARSITLWERNAPDDTFGFGVVLSDETLGGIEHADPAVYQALRAEFVRWDDIDIVHRGRTLTSGGHGFAALGRRRLLELLHERCRSLGIELCFRAEAPPAAELSAAYDLVVAADGVHSPTRQAHAAHFAPHITSHRCRYIWLAADFAFDAFRFEIAETDHGVMQLHGYPYAADSSTVIVEMREEVWSAAGFDALDEQASADQCAKIFTDALGGRPLRGNNSSWTAFRTVVNERWSYGNTVLIGDAAHTAHFSIGSGTKLAVEDALALAACIEEHPDLPTALGAYEDERRPVVASTQRAAAASLRWFEELEHHLDQPVRQFAFNLLTRSRRVTHDNLRLRDPAFTSAVEREFGCPPGTPPMFTPLRLRGLELRNRVVVSPMDMYSAVDGVPGDFHLVHLGARALGGAGLVMTEMVCVSPEGRITPGCAGLYTSEQATAWRRIADFVHQQAPGTAFGVQLGHSGRKGSTKLMWDGMDQPLDTGNWPVAAASPLPYRPGVNQVPHALDRAGLTAIREQFAAAARRAADCGFDLLELHCAHGYLLSGFLSPLTNQRADGYGGSLTARLRYPLEVFDAVREIWPAERPMTVRVSATDWAEGGTSAEDAVEIARAFAAHGADAIDVSTGQVVADERPEFGRSYQTPYADRIRNALGVPVVAVGAISSWDDVNSLLLAGRADLCALGRPHLYDPHWTLHAAAEQGYSGPGASWPLPYRAGSRTPPTGRTDAPRPRLRLS
- a CDS encoding enoyl-CoA hydratase family protein, which encodes MSPFPSSAPPTEDWRHLRLSVDDGVATVTLARPEKLNALTFGAYADLRDLLAQLSRERSVRALVLAGQGRGFCSGGDVDEIIGATLSMDTAELLDFNRMTGQVVRAIRECPFPVIAALHGVAAGAGAVLALAADFRIADPTARFAFLFTKVGLSGGDMGAAYLLPRVVGLGHATRLLMLGEPVRAAEAERIGLLSELTAEGAADARAAELARHLADGPALAHAQTKALLTAELDMPLAASVELDAATQALLMNGEDYAEFHAAFTEKRPPKWQGR